A stretch of Rhizobium sp. TH2 DNA encodes these proteins:
- a CDS encoding calcium-binding protein yields MANINQTVDSIGTGVRFQFAAAGDSYHVFSSVHVESTDTYAIFGDEGSQHVFVYGFVTAAVFSIFLTGGSNEVYIGRSAVIRSTISGATDTNVLVMGGNNTVTNHGAITSPSTVGLILNGGNNEVLNTGGIEGSSGVFLGVFGVPGDRFVNEGMISANDYDDANQDFRFNNGVYVEGDDSVIVNRAGGKISAISSEGAGVAIGVYATTGGDGSHVENQGTIQSRQWYGVDFANMVDAETASLENHGTIKGGSGAFRGNASGEVIINRGRMIGDVELGAGDDVFDGDKGSVKGAILGGSGNDYIFGGKGNESINGGLNDDIIVGGRGNDTLFGDSGIDTFVLRTGFGRDVVQDFIDGTDLIDLSRLKDVRNFNDLEDNHLEKHGNDMWIVAKGGDGLILKNVAPGDVDGADFIF; encoded by the coding sequence ATGGCCAACATCAACCAAACCGTGGATTCGATTGGAACCGGCGTTCGCTTTCAATTTGCCGCCGCCGGCGACAGCTACCATGTTTTCTCGTCGGTTCATGTGGAATCGACGGACACTTATGCAATCTTCGGCGACGAGGGAAGCCAGCATGTTTTCGTATATGGATTTGTGACGGCGGCCGTATTTTCGATCTTTCTGACCGGAGGCAGCAACGAGGTTTACATCGGCCGGTCAGCTGTCATTCGCTCGACGATATCGGGCGCAACCGACACGAATGTATTGGTGATGGGCGGGAACAATACCGTCACCAACCACGGCGCGATAACGTCTCCTTCCACCGTTGGACTGATCTTGAACGGAGGCAATAACGAAGTGCTCAACACAGGCGGGATCGAGGGCTCCAGCGGGGTTTTCCTTGGAGTGTTCGGCGTCCCGGGAGACCGCTTCGTCAATGAAGGCATGATTTCAGCAAACGACTACGATGACGCGAACCAGGATTTTCGGTTCAACAACGGCGTGTATGTGGAAGGCGATGATTCTGTCATTGTCAACCGGGCCGGCGGCAAGATATCCGCCATTTCCAGCGAGGGCGCGGGCGTTGCGATAGGCGTTTACGCGACAACCGGCGGCGATGGATCACATGTCGAAAATCAAGGCACGATCCAATCGCGTCAATGGTATGGCGTCGATTTCGCCAATATGGTGGATGCTGAAACCGCCAGCCTTGAAAACCATGGCACCATCAAGGGCGGCAGCGGCGCGTTCAGGGGCAATGCGAGCGGCGAGGTGATCATCAACAGGGGCAGGATGATCGGCGATGTCGAGCTCGGCGCGGGAGACGACGTGTTCGACGGCGACAAGGGCAGCGTCAAGGGCGCGATCCTCGGTGGCTCAGGCAACGACTACATCTTTGGCGGCAAAGGCAACGAATCCATCAATGGCGGGCTCAACGACGACATCATCGTCGGAGGTAGGGGCAACGATACGCTGTTCGGCGATTCCGGCATCGATACCTTCGTTCTCCGCACGGGCTTCGGCCGGGACGTTGTCCAGGACTTCATCGACGGCACCGACCTGATCGATTTGTCTCGTCTGAAAGATGTCAGGAATTTCAACGATCTGGAGGACAACCATCTCGAGAAACATGGCAACGACATGTGGATCGTCGCCAAGGGCGGCGATGGGCTGATACTGAAGAATGTTGCGCCGGGAGACGTGGACGGGGCCGATTTCATATTCTAA
- the moeB gene encoding molybdopterin-synthase adenylyltransferase MoeB: MTTDPLTPAEIERYGRHILLPEIGGAGQQRLKNAAVLVIGAGGLGSPVLEYLTGAGVGTIGIIDDDTVTLSNLQRQMIHGTHNVGDRKTRSAAGRIRELNPNVVIDRHEIRFSEENASGLVFGYDLLMDGSDNVATRYAAADAAEKARIPLVSGAVGRFDGSVTVLKPYETGPDGRLNPGYRDLFPEAPPEGMLPACAETGIIGALTGVIGTLMAMEAIKLLTGAGEPLVGRLMMYDALAARFDVVKYRRRG, from the coding sequence ATGACGACCGACCCTCTTACACCAGCCGAGATCGAGCGATACGGGCGGCATATATTGCTGCCGGAGATCGGCGGGGCGGGACAGCAGAGATTGAAGAACGCCGCCGTGCTGGTGATCGGCGCCGGCGGACTGGGCTCGCCGGTGCTGGAATATCTCACGGGCGCCGGTGTGGGCACGATCGGCATCATCGACGACGACACGGTCACGCTCTCCAACCTGCAGCGGCAGATGATCCACGGCACGCACAATGTCGGCGACAGGAAAACGCGGAGTGCGGCAGGCCGCATCCGCGAGCTCAACCCCAACGTGGTCATCGACCGGCACGAGATCCGGTTCAGCGAGGAGAATGCCTCCGGGCTGGTCTTCGGCTACGACCTGCTGATGGACGGATCGGATAATGTCGCCACCCGCTATGCAGCAGCCGATGCGGCGGAGAAGGCGCGCATTCCGCTGGTGAGCGGCGCGGTCGGCCGCTTCGATGGCTCGGTGACCGTTCTGAAGCCCTATGAGACGGGGCCGGACGGAAGACTCAATCCCGGATATCGCGACCTTTTTCCCGAAGCCCCGCCCGAGGGCATGCTGCCTGCCTGCGCCGAGACCGGCATCATCGGAGCGCTGACCGGCGTGATCGGGACGCTGATGGCGATGGAGGCGATCAAGCTGCTGACCGGCGCCGGCGAACCGCTTGTGGGCCGGCTGATGATGTATGATGCGCTTGCCGCCCGGTTCGACGTGGTGAAGTATAGGAGACGGGGATAA
- a CDS encoding helix-turn-helix transcriptional regulator, giving the protein MIPAPREDIVDRIYEASVLPGFWPDVLRDFAGIAESREGVMVSVKGDELKWLTSSAVADTLVQENYKHEGGMERTRRLLARSHPGFLTDRDVFTEEEILKTPVYADYLIPNGFGRGTATVIHLPEMQNIIFHAEGDHKQGPYSTETIIRLDGLRPHLARSAMLSARLSFERARTSVETLAGLGFAACAVRQNGSVLVGNAQFERDESFWTTRLSDRIALHDRNGDRQLADSLAMILSDTGVRSIPLRPQGENMPGVLHIVPVRRAAHDLFNQAAAILVLTQASRAPTTHTPLLQALFDLTATEADLAARIGSGQTVEQIALMGAKGVETVRSQLKSVLAKTGCRRQADLARLLGQLVPAGM; this is encoded by the coding sequence ATGATTCCAGCGCCGCGTGAGGATATCGTCGATCGCATTTACGAAGCGTCAGTCCTGCCGGGCTTCTGGCCCGACGTTCTCAGGGACTTTGCCGGCATCGCCGAAAGCCGCGAAGGCGTGATGGTTTCGGTGAAGGGTGACGAGCTCAAATGGCTGACCTCGTCTGCAGTCGCCGACACTCTCGTGCAGGAGAACTACAAGCATGAAGGCGGCATGGAGCGCACGCGGCGTCTGCTCGCGCGTTCGCATCCAGGCTTCCTGACGGATCGCGATGTCTTCACGGAAGAAGAGATTCTCAAGACCCCCGTCTATGCGGATTACCTCATTCCCAATGGCTTTGGCCGCGGCACCGCGACCGTCATCCATTTGCCCGAGATGCAGAACATCATCTTCCATGCCGAAGGCGATCACAAGCAAGGCCCGTACAGCACTGAAACGATCATCCGCCTGGATGGCCTGCGCCCGCATCTTGCCCGCTCGGCCATGCTGTCGGCCCGCCTTTCTTTCGAGCGCGCCAGGACATCGGTGGAAACGCTTGCGGGTCTCGGCTTCGCCGCCTGCGCCGTTAGGCAGAACGGCTCCGTCCTGGTCGGCAACGCCCAGTTCGAACGCGATGAATCCTTCTGGACGACGCGGCTCTCCGACCGGATCGCCCTCCATGATCGCAACGGCGACCGGCAACTGGCCGATTCGCTTGCCATGATCCTGTCCGATACCGGCGTGCGCTCCATTCCGCTAAGGCCGCAGGGCGAGAACATGCCCGGCGTGCTGCATATCGTGCCGGTCCGTCGTGCAGCCCATGACCTGTTCAACCAGGCCGCGGCGATCCTCGTTCTGACCCAGGCGAGCCGCGCACCGACCACGCACACGCCGCTGCTCCAGGCGCTGTTCGACCTCACCGCCACCGAGGCCGACCTCGCGGCCAGGATCGGCTCCGGCCAGACCGTCGAGCAGATCGCGCTCATGGGCGCCAAGGGAGTGGAGACCGTCCGCTCCCAGCTGAAAAGCGTGCTCGCCAAGACCGGCTGCCGCCGCCAGGCCGATCTCGCCCGGCTGCTCGGCCAGCTCGTACCCGCCGGAATGTAG
- a CDS encoding alpha/beta hydrolase, whose protein sequence is MILFLLDQEQEPNWSVKPAKTCLIFVHGYGGRALETWGDLKDLLLESPSIDQCDIVFLGYESRSKQASASSALIYNAVNRIVDHTNDILELSGTDIRSDDFEYENVVLVGHSLGGVLVRDVLINLHREGKSWANRSKIMLFAPAHSGAIALDLVSRAGLLSSLLRPIEIVLFATSPVLRDMEIESPYLTGLRERARDLGPLAAARFVVHATGDSVVSSNQFCADPMSVFYSNQDHISCCKPIKTAFLNPLEDILAYYHG, encoded by the coding sequence TTGATCCTGTTTCTTTTGGACCAGGAACAAGAGCCTAACTGGTCAGTGAAGCCCGCGAAGACTTGCCTCATCTTTGTTCATGGCTACGGAGGTCGAGCGCTCGAGACGTGGGGTGACCTTAAAGATTTGTTGCTTGAATCCCCCTCGATTGATCAATGCGATATAGTTTTTCTCGGCTATGAAAGTCGCTCAAAGCAAGCGTCCGCATCATCCGCATTGATTTACAATGCCGTCAACAGGATTGTTGATCATACAAACGATATTTTGGAGTTGTCCGGCACTGATATTCGCAGCGATGACTTTGAATATGAAAATGTTGTATTGGTTGGACATTCACTTGGAGGAGTTTTAGTTCGAGACGTACTAATCAATCTACATAGAGAAGGGAAATCCTGGGCAAATAGATCGAAAATAATGCTTTTTGCCCCTGCACATTCCGGCGCCATCGCGCTGGATCTTGTAAGCCGAGCAGGCTTATTGAGCAGTCTGCTTCGACCTATAGAGATCGTTCTGTTCGCAACAAGTCCGGTGCTGCGCGACATGGAGATCGAATCTCCATATTTGACAGGCCTCAGGGAGCGCGCAAGGGATCTCGGTCCTCTCGCGGCGGCGCGGTTCGTCGTTCATGCTACCGGTGACAGTGTTGTGAGTTCAAATCAGTTTTGCGCGGATCCGATGTCCGTCTTTTACAGTAATCAAGATCATATATCATGTTGCAAGCCAATCAAGACAGCGTTTCTCAACCCTCTCGAAGATATATTGGCGTACTATCATGGATGA
- a CDS encoding Crp/Fnr family transcriptional regulator: MAEINKSPAFWRSFPIFEEFSKELVAEVATLAQWRKWPSGTVIFQRGDDGNYMILVTEGRIKLSLITSQGKELSLRHLEPGTLLGEMAVLDGEPRSADATASVLTEGYVIGKSEFMNLITRNPDAAEAVMRYLCKRLRDTTDQLETIALYDLDSRVARFFLATLRHIHGDELPDEASLHIALSQTEIAGILGASRPKVNRSILSLEEQGAITRKGNVIDCNIRRLTHLAEPDED, encoded by the coding sequence ATGGCAGAAATCAACAAGTCTCCCGCCTTCTGGCGGTCGTTTCCCATCTTCGAGGAATTTTCCAAGGAACTGGTCGCGGAGGTCGCGACGCTGGCGCAGTGGCGCAAGTGGCCCTCCGGCACCGTCATCTTCCAGCGCGGCGACGATGGCAACTACATGATCCTGGTGACCGAAGGGCGCATCAAGCTGTCGCTCATCACCTCGCAGGGCAAGGAACTGTCGCTCCGGCATCTCGAGCCCGGCACGCTGCTGGGTGAAATGGCGGTGCTTGATGGTGAGCCCCGCTCCGCCGATGCCACGGCTTCCGTGCTGACCGAAGGCTATGTGATCGGCAAGTCCGAATTCATGAACCTCATCACCCGCAACCCGGATGCCGCCGAAGCCGTGATGCGCTATCTCTGCAAGCGGCTGAGGGACACCACCGACCAGCTCGAGACCATCGCGCTCTACGATCTCGACAGCCGCGTGGCGCGCTTCTTCCTCGCTACGCTGCGCCATATTCACGGCGACGAACTGCCCGATGAAGCGAGCCTGCATATCGCGCTCAGCCAGACCGAGATCGCCGGCATTCTTGGCGCCAGCCGGCCCAAGGTCAACCGTTCGATCCTCTCCCTCGAAGAACAGGGCGCCATCACCCGTAAAGGCAATGTGATCGATTGCAACATAAGGCGGCTCACCCATCTGGCGGAGCCCGACGAGGACTAG
- a CDS encoding CHASE2 domain-containing protein, translated as MTLRIRPFHVGILASIAAALLVILMPDDWLEGGRELYFDRLTQIVSVPASPAIVVIDIDRKSYAAVPDQKWQRANTAELVEKIAADNPSVIAFDLVFSTDCNPEDATNIKLAAAMGKAPALLGFLLSDVEGQSPRPLPPLAIAKSLTVPDFWFLPGAEASCPVFQQKAASTGASFLIGDEDSRVRRVQAFSIVGSEPYPALGLEAVRRYYDVKTPLLGGTPPWLKLGKEIFSLAEDGSMRFVASRQGEIDSRTYSAIDVLTSEVPSRLFEEKIVFIGSSLPNLGGLRESAGAQLVASTQIHADLANSILTNFVPLRDEGFITLEAGYTLLAGLIIALMTVRFRPWVIFTTGICVILVTIAASYVIYTRTSWLTDGFTVSFMLAVVLIVAAFSQFAETRRIEKVARQRFSQYLPSAVVNRYLDTLGTHQVVGEERQVTALFTDIEGFSTLAGRVKPQALVALLNVYFAEVNKLVADHGGMVDKVVGDAVHAFFNAPEDLKDHVNKAIDCALAISRLTEEMRARPNFQAQDFGRTRLGIETGIAVLGEVGMAGKLDYTAHGNSINLAARLQDANKFLGTTICVGPAANMESRRKLRALGEHEIRGFGSMELFTPDDYVQKT; from the coding sequence ATGACCCTCCGCATCAGGCCATTTCACGTCGGCATATTGGCAAGCATCGCGGCCGCGCTGCTTGTCATCCTCATGCCCGACGATTGGCTGGAAGGCGGGCGCGAGCTCTATTTCGATCGCCTGACCCAGATTGTGTCGGTGCCGGCATCGCCGGCCATCGTCGTCATCGATATCGACCGCAAGTCCTATGCAGCCGTTCCCGACCAGAAGTGGCAGCGCGCCAACACCGCCGAACTGGTCGAGAAGATCGCCGCCGACAACCCCTCGGTCATCGCCTTCGATCTCGTCTTCTCCACCGATTGCAATCCCGAGGATGCGACCAACATAAAACTCGCCGCCGCCATGGGCAAGGCGCCGGCGCTGCTCGGTTTCCTGCTCTCCGATGTCGAGGGCCAGTCGCCCCGGCCGCTGCCGCCGCTGGCGATCGCCAAGTCACTGACCGTGCCGGATTTCTGGTTTCTTCCGGGGGCCGAGGCTTCATGCCCGGTCTTCCAGCAGAAGGCCGCATCCACCGGCGCATCCTTCCTGATCGGCGACGAGGATTCCCGCGTCCGCCGCGTCCAGGCGTTCTCCATTGTCGGTTCCGAACCCTATCCGGCGCTCGGCCTGGAAGCGGTGCGCCGCTATTACGACGTCAAAACACCGCTGCTTGGCGGCACGCCGCCCTGGCTCAAGCTCGGCAAGGAAATCTTCAGCCTTGCGGAAGATGGCTCGATGCGCTTCGTCGCCAGCCGTCAGGGTGAGATCGACAGCCGCACCTATTCGGCCATCGATGTCCTGACGTCGGAGGTGCCCTCGCGGCTCTTCGAGGAGAAGATCGTCTTCATCGGTTCTTCACTGCCCAATCTCGGCGGGCTCAGGGAAAGTGCCGGAGCCCAGCTTGTCGCCTCGACCCAGATCCATGCGGATCTCGCCAATTCGATCCTCACCAATTTCGTGCCGCTGCGCGACGAGGGCTTCATCACGCTCGAAGCGGGCTATACGCTGCTTGCCGGCCTGATCATCGCGCTGATGACTGTCCGCTTCCGGCCGTGGGTGATCTTCACCACCGGGATCTGCGTCATCCTGGTCACGATCGCCGCGTCCTACGTCATCTATACCCGCACGAGCTGGCTCACCGATGGCTTCACGGTTTCCTTCATGCTGGCCGTGGTCCTGATCGTTGCGGCGTTCTCGCAATTTGCCGAAACCCGCCGCATCGAAAAGGTCGCCCGCCAGCGCTTCTCGCAATATCTGCCAAGTGCGGTGGTCAACCGCTATCTCGATACTCTCGGCACCCACCAAGTGGTCGGCGAGGAGCGGCAGGTCACGGCATTGTTCACCGATATCGAGGGCTTCTCGACGCTTGCCGGCCGGGTCAAGCCACAGGCATTGGTCGCGCTCCTCAATGTCTATTTCGCCGAGGTCAACAAGCTGGTCGCCGATCACGGCGGCATGGTCGACAAGGTCGTGGGCGATGCCGTGCATGCCTTCTTCAACGCGCCGGAAGACCTCAAGGACCATGTCAACAAGGCCATCGATTGCGCGTTGGCGATCTCCCGCCTCACCGAGGAAATGCGCGCCCGGCCCAATTTCCAGGCCCAGGATTTCGGCCGCACCCGGCTCGGCATCGAAACCGGCATCGCTGTCCTCGGCGAGGTCGGCATGGCGGGCAAGCTCGACTACACCGCCCACGGCAATTCCATCAATCTCGCCGCGCGGCTGCAGGACGCCAACAAGTTCCTCGGCACCACGATCTGCGTCGGCCCCGCGGCCAACATGGAAAGCCGCCGCAAGCTGCGGGCGCTCGGCGAACACGAGATCCGCGGCTTCGGCTCGATGGAACTCTTCACGCCGGACGATTACGTCCAGAAAACATGA
- a CDS encoding LysR substrate-binding domain-containing protein, with translation MAWQLPPLPAIRVFEAAARWRNFTRAAEELGMTQAAVSYQIKLLEERVGTPLFTRKGRQVILTETGAALAAQATQAFSLLSEAYQSARGGAAGQLSISTMQTFASNWLSERLGLFQQAHPDIIVTLDTSSRMVDFTKEDLDIGIRVGVGEWPGLTSHFLFTGHYTPMLSPRLAESVGGIRQPADLYKVPLLGHTDPWWVNWFKAAGSEFRPDLVRPGPTLGAQFYEAVSAVAGQGAAILTSNLYQSHIADGRLIQPFKTMGTDDHSYWLVYATSRRNMPKIKLFRDWMLEQTKGLRAEG, from the coding sequence ATGGCCTGGCAGCTACCACCGCTTCCCGCTATTCGCGTCTTCGAGGCCGCCGCCCGGTGGCGCAACTTCACGCGCGCGGCGGAAGAATTGGGCATGACCCAGGCTGCCGTCAGCTACCAGATCAAGCTCTTGGAGGAGCGGGTGGGCACCCCGCTGTTCACCAGGAAAGGGCGGCAGGTGATATTGACGGAAACCGGGGCCGCGCTCGCCGCCCAGGCGACGCAGGCCTTCTCGCTGCTGTCGGAAGCCTATCAGTCCGCCCGGGGCGGCGCCGCCGGCCAGCTCTCGATTTCCACCATGCAGACCTTCGCGTCGAACTGGCTGTCGGAGCGGCTGGGCCTGTTCCAGCAGGCGCATCCCGATATTATCGTGACGCTGGACACATCGAGCCGCATGGTCGACTTCACCAAGGAGGACCTCGATATCGGCATCCGGGTCGGCGTCGGCGAATGGCCGGGGCTGACGTCGCACTTCCTGTTCACGGGGCACTATACGCCCATGCTCAGCCCCCGGCTGGCCGAAAGCGTCGGTGGCATCAGGCAGCCCGCCGATCTCTATAAGGTCCCGTTGCTCGGCCACACCGATCCCTGGTGGGTCAACTGGTTCAAGGCTGCAGGCAGCGAATTCAGGCCGGACCTCGTCCGGCCAGGCCCGACCCTGGGCGCCCAGTTCTACGAAGCGGTATCGGCCGTCGCCGGCCAGGGCGCCGCGATCCTGACCAGCAATCTCTATCAGTCCCACATCGCCGACGGCCGCCTGATCCAACCGTTCAAGACCATGGGCACGGATGACCACAGCTACTGGCTCGTCTACGCCACCAGCCGCCGGAACATGCCGAAGATCAAGCTGTTCAGGGACTGGATGCTTGAGCAGACGAAGGGGTTGAGGGCGGAGGGGTGA
- a CDS encoding DUF2778 domain-containing protein gives MSENMSLATPLHRKVAVAGERRLPRMLRAAKSSRISKPSESEIRRAQLTVAAIRMAHQRSLTAQLAFAENRRNAEKAKIVAALARTKSSVEREEKISGTRSLVTALLEDVPVRDIQPFGLVLAKPDTEEDVALPSQIPLPEARPLIETVVTDQKPADEKPVARSNRDKKEDAKDVAYAKPERSLFSDLFKSKNSDTAWPGKGTKVAIYDVSNATVYLPDGTKLRAHSGIGRMRDNPRYEHVTMKGPTPAGIYRLSMREKRFYGVEAIRMTSIDGRDPKNRTGLLTHTNLLRGQKGSHGCVAFQNYQPFLKAFKRGRITMLVVVPELPSSRTQLAALYRKAGA, from the coding sequence TTGTCCGAAAACATGAGCCTCGCCACGCCTCTCCATCGCAAGGTAGCGGTGGCAGGCGAACGCCGCCTCCCGCGCATGCTGAGAGCCGCCAAGTCCTCGCGCATTTCGAAGCCGTCGGAAAGCGAGATTCGCCGGGCCCAGCTTACCGTCGCCGCAATCCGGATGGCGCACCAGCGCAGCCTTACGGCCCAACTCGCCTTTGCGGAAAACCGCAGGAATGCCGAGAAAGCAAAGATCGTGGCCGCGCTTGCGCGCACAAAAAGTTCGGTGGAACGGGAAGAGAAGATCAGCGGCACGCGATCTTTGGTAACCGCACTCTTGGAAGATGTTCCTGTCCGCGACATCCAGCCCTTCGGCCTTGTGTTGGCGAAACCCGACACGGAAGAAGACGTGGCTCTCCCCAGCCAGATTCCGCTGCCTGAAGCCAGACCATTGATCGAGACGGTCGTTACCGATCAAAAGCCAGCCGACGAAAAACCAGTCGCGCGCAGTAACCGTGACAAGAAGGAAGACGCGAAAGACGTTGCCTATGCAAAGCCCGAGCGCTCGCTGTTCAGCGATCTGTTCAAGAGCAAGAACAGCGACACCGCCTGGCCGGGGAAGGGCACGAAGGTCGCGATCTATGACGTTTCCAACGCGACCGTCTACCTGCCCGATGGAACCAAGCTGCGCGCCCATTCCGGCATAGGCAGAATGCGCGACAATCCACGCTACGAGCACGTTACAATGAAAGGCCCGACGCCCGCCGGCATCTATCGCCTGTCGATGCGCGAGAAGCGCTTTTACGGCGTGGAGGCAATCCGCATGACGTCGATCGACGGGCGCGACCCGAAGAACCGAACCGGACTCCTGACGCATACCAATTTGCTGCGCGGTCAGAAGGGCTCGCACGGCTGTGTCGCCTTCCAGAACTATCAACCATTCCTCAAAGCCTTCAAACGCGGTCGGATTACGATGCTGGTCGTGGTGCCGGAGCTACCGTCATCACGTACGCAACTCGCCGCGCTCTATCGCAAGGCTGGCGCCTGA